The Bacteroidota bacterium genome includes a region encoding these proteins:
- a CDS encoding YCF48-related protein yields MPRRLQLMKGRSPYSPYLFALLACLMISTGTRAQYRWHMTLPGVTAGKYQYDFTSLDCAGEVCTAAALRMDTSLGPIKLDSSTGSFIGPYAIMFYRSLDGGLTWSEQDPGLPTDILPNRFVQKIQQIDSLNAVVIGDSGLIVRTFDGGLTWQKQNLPLTSQPPNSSYRVFDVHFSDPATGIVTQSNGKIFTTHDGGNHWDLAPFSHLFAWSCHSDRGDRFRVVSYWTGPVYSTADNWQTVDSTPRIIPIDDTIHSLFSVNFRGEDTIVGFGAQNNGPGELNVFDKPSYITKSVDGGYHWMPITLPDTLVEDLHCMSSLDRDVVFLGGLTGKRRILISVDHGMEWEVDTLLQDTINPLAILSLAVTGDGHCLGIFAASPPAISAPSFVARLEKVNLGVTGSALPTPKAIFYPNPATASLKITLVSERSQMRLLDVMGREALSGFIPADGTLTLDVSQLPRGIYSVMIERDGQMIPAGKVALIGK; encoded by the coding sequence ATGCCGCGACGCCTGCAACTGATGAAAGGCCGAAGTCCATATTCGCCATATCTCTTTGCGCTACTCGCGTGTCTGATGATCTCGACAGGCACGCGAGCGCAATACCGCTGGCACATGACACTCCCTGGCGTTACCGCTGGCAAGTATCAATATGACTTCACATCACTCGATTGCGCCGGAGAAGTATGCACCGCCGCTGCTCTGAGGATGGATACTTCGCTTGGGCCGATAAAGCTAGACTCTTCCACTGGGAGCTTTATTGGACCGTATGCTATCATGTTCTATCGTAGCTTAGACGGAGGACTTACTTGGAGTGAGCAAGATCCGGGTCTTCCAACCGACATCCTTCCCAATCGGTTTGTCCAAAAGATTCAGCAAATTGATTCTCTAAATGCGGTCGTCATTGGCGACTCAGGACTAATCGTCAGAACATTCGATGGCGGACTAACTTGGCAGAAGCAAAATCTCCCGCTAACCAGCCAGCCTCCAAATTCTTCATATCGTGTTTTCGATGTCCATTTTTCAGATCCGGCGACAGGTATTGTAACTCAATCGAACGGTAAGATATTTACTACGCATGACGGAGGGAATCACTGGGATTTGGCCCCTTTTTCTCACTTATTTGCTTGGTCCTGCCATTCGGATCGGGGCGATAGATTCCGCGTCGTTTCCTACTGGACAGGTCCCGTATACAGTACGGCTGATAATTGGCAAACAGTGGATTCGACCCCACGCATAATTCCAATCGATGATACGATCCACTCACTATTCTCCGTTAACTTTAGAGGCGAAGATACAATTGTAGGCTTTGGAGCACAAAACAATGGCCCTGGAGAATTGAATGTCTTCGACAAGCCATCTTATATCACCAAAAGTGTGGACGGAGGATATCACTGGATGCCCATCACACTTCCTGATACTCTCGTCGAGGATCTTCACTGTATGTCCTCTCTTGACCGTGACGTTGTGTTCCTTGGTGGCTTAACCGGCAAGCGACGCATCTTAATAAGTGTCGATCATGGGATGGAATGGGAGGTTGATACGCTCCTTCAGGATACGATCAATCCACTGGCGATCCTGAGTCTGGCGGTAACCGGGGACGGACACTGCCTCGGCATATTTGCTGCCAGCCCGCCTGCGATTAGCGCACCATCATTTGTTGCTCGCTTGGAAAAGGTGAATTTAGGAGTCACAGGGTCCGCGCTGCCGACGCCAAAGGCGATCTTCTATCCGAACCCTGCCACCGCTTCTCTTAAGATTACTTTGGTGAGCGAGAGAAGCCAAATGCGACTGCTCGATGTCATGGGCCGAGAGGCTTTGAGCGGATTCATCCCTGCCGATGGCACGCTCACACTCGATGTATCCCAACTTCCGCGCGGAATCTACTCGGTGATGATCGAGCGCGACGGCCAGATGATCCCCGCCGGAAAAGTCGCGCTGATCGGGAAGTAA
- a CDS encoding septum formation initiator family protein encodes MLLITGVLTVLGMTLLFANKGLWRHISLRHEINERKTYMAKLQTDEETVSRHIALLKLEDAGTIERIARERYNMKRPGEMIFRAGN; translated from the coding sequence ATGCTGCTTATCACCGGCGTGCTCACCGTGCTCGGCATGACGTTGCTCTTCGCGAACAAGGGACTCTGGCGGCACATCTCGCTCCGCCACGAGATCAACGAGCGCAAAACCTATATGGCGAAACTTCAGACTGACGAAGAGACAGTCAGTCGCCACATTGCGCTACTCAAACTGGAAGATGCCGGCACCATCGAGCGCATTGCCCGCGAACGCTACAACATGAAACGCCCCGGCGAGATGATCTTCCGCGCTGGGAATTAA
- a CDS encoding competence/damage-inducible protein A: MTAEIITIGDELLIGQVVNTNASYIAKVLNETGISVARTTTIGDNRAAILAAFRAAWKQHEVVIVTGGLGPTHDDISKDLVAKFFRKKLILHKPTLKLVRERFAKLGYTKMPEVNVGQAMVPEGFHVLCNDRGTAPGLLYHKGKKTFVILPGVPVEMEFTMQTGVAPFLRRTYRKQLSTIVHRTLHTSGIGESVLAAKIGDPKTFLGKGTTLAFLPRAGTVRLRISTTAKTRGAAEREIARVEAILRKRAAQHIVGAEDESLESNVVALLTEKHKTLSTAESCTGGLIATRITDIPGSSAVFTGSVVAYHNEVKVSMLGVRKATLDSHGAVSEETAIQLAEGACKKLKTDFALSATGIAGPDGGTPQKPVGTIWIALAERGKKTITKKLSLDFGRTVNRDRTTNAALELLRRRLQEA; the protein is encoded by the coding sequence ATGACCGCTGAGATTATTACCATTGGCGATGAACTCCTGATTGGGCAAGTCGTCAATACCAACGCCAGCTACATCGCCAAGGTACTAAACGAAACGGGAATTTCGGTCGCGCGAACAACAACCATTGGCGATAACCGAGCAGCAATCCTGGCCGCCTTCCGTGCTGCATGGAAGCAACACGAAGTTGTGATCGTGACCGGCGGACTTGGCCCTACGCATGATGACATCTCCAAAGATTTAGTCGCCAAGTTCTTTCGCAAGAAGCTTATACTACACAAGCCCACGCTGAAGCTCGTTCGTGAGCGGTTCGCAAAGTTGGGATACACGAAGATGCCGGAGGTGAATGTCGGGCAGGCGATGGTGCCGGAGGGATTCCATGTCCTGTGTAACGATCGCGGCACCGCGCCGGGGCTGCTTTATCACAAAGGGAAGAAGACGTTCGTGATCCTTCCGGGCGTCCCGGTTGAAATGGAGTTTACGATGCAGACCGGCGTCGCGCCATTTTTGCGCCGTACATACCGCAAGCAGCTTTCAACGATCGTTCACCGCACGTTGCACACGAGTGGGATCGGTGAGTCGGTGCTGGCTGCGAAGATCGGCGATCCAAAGACATTTCTTGGAAAGGGCACGACGCTCGCGTTTCTTCCGCGCGCCGGCACAGTGCGGCTCCGCATCAGCACCACCGCGAAAACACGCGGCGCTGCCGAGCGCGAGATCGCCCGGGTTGAAGCCATTCTCCGCAAGCGGGCCGCTCAGCATATCGTCGGAGCGGAGGATGAATCGCTGGAATCCAACGTGGTGGCATTACTTACCGAGAAGCATAAGACCTTGTCGACAGCCGAGAGTTGCACCGGCGGCCTCATTGCGACACGCATCACAGATATCCCGGGCTCGAGCGCAGTCTTTACCGGGTCGGTCGTCGCCTATCACAATGAGGTAAAAGTGTCGATGCTCGGCGTTCGCAAAGCGACACTGGATTCGCACGGCGCCGTCAGCGAAGAGACGGCAATCCAATTAGCTGAAGGCGCGTGTAAAAAGCTCAAAACAGATTTCGCCCTCAGCGCCACCGGCATTGCCGGACCAGATGGCGGCACTCCCCAAAAGCCGGTCGGCACGATCTGGATCGCGCTTGCCGAGCGCGGCAAGAAGACCATTACGAAAAAGCTCTCTCTCGATTTTGGCCGAACGGTCAACCGCGATCGCACCACCAACGCCGCGCTCGAATTGCTCCGACGGCGGCTGCAAGAAGCGTAA
- a CDS encoding Gfo/Idh/MocA family oxidoreductase has translation MQYLKIGVAGVGHLGRVHTKLWKEVDAVELVGLYDENRAIASAVANEYKTQDFDSLEALLDNVDAVSIVTPTQSHYAIAEAAIARGKHVLIEKPMTTTTEQAKSLIEQARTQNVKIQVGHVERFNPALLAAEPYLNDPRFFESHRMAQFKPRGTDVAVVLDLMIHDIDVILSLVKSPVKSIDASGVAVVSTELDIANARIKFENGGVANVTASRISQNPMRKLRIFEKDAYLSLDFGAKSVDVFRLIDENTQSYGKPKGLTMKLGEIEKGDVPRSIIYEKPEVRDINPLKYELELFRDAIARDTRPVVSGEDGLRALEVAEQILLAIESNIS, from the coding sequence ATGCAGTATTTGAAAATTGGTGTTGCGGGTGTTGGACATCTTGGTCGTGTCCACACCAAACTCTGGAAGGAAGTCGACGCTGTTGAACTCGTCGGACTGTACGATGAGAATCGGGCTATCGCCAGCGCGGTCGCGAACGAGTACAAGACGCAGGATTTCGACTCACTCGAAGCATTGCTCGACAACGTCGATGCCGTTTCGATTGTAACGCCGACGCAATCGCATTATGCGATCGCCGAGGCGGCGATCGCGCGCGGCAAGCACGTTCTTATCGAGAAGCCAATGACGACGACGACCGAGCAGGCCAAGTCACTCATCGAGCAAGCTCGTACACAAAATGTCAAGATTCAGGTTGGGCATGTCGAGCGGTTCAATCCGGCGCTGCTGGCGGCCGAACCATACCTGAACGATCCCCGCTTTTTCGAGTCGCACCGCATGGCGCAGTTCAAGCCGCGCGGGACGGACGTAGCCGTCGTCCTCGATCTGATGATCCACGACATCGACGTGATCCTCTCGCTCGTGAAGTCTCCGGTGAAGTCGATCGATGCTTCGGGCGTTGCAGTGGTCTCCACCGAGCTGGACATTGCGAACGCGCGCATTAAGTTCGAGAATGGCGGAGTGGCGAATGTAACGGCCAGCCGCATCTCTCAGAACCCGATGCGCAAGTTGCGGATATTCGAGAAAGATGCCTATCTCTCGCTCGACTTTGGAGCAAAGTCGGTCGATGTGTTTCGGCTGATCGATGAGAACACCCAGAGCTATGGCAAGCCGAAGGGTCTGACCATGAAACTCGGCGAGATCGAGAAAGGCGATGTCCCCCGCTCCATCATTTACGAAAAGCCGGAAGTCCGCGACATCAATCCGCTCAAATACGAACTCGAGTTGTTCCGCGACGCCATCGCACGGGACACGCGACCTGTCGTCAGCGGCGAGGACGGCCTCCGCGCCCTCGAAGTCGCCGAGCAGATTTTGCTGGCGATTGAGAGTAATATCTCGTAG
- a CDS encoding YfhO family protein: MKRTVRSGSSFAVQPARYSIRWLIVSLLAILSIAFFPYLFEGKIFLPADMFDTMTAPLNAQYGPPQAQNFYVLDGIVQTYPWKIAAQDGLRSGHLAYWNPHILGGYPQYAESDGFDVFNVFGIWLDAWHAILAETLVEFLIAGIGMCFLLRFFGVRVWANLIFSSAYMLNSMFVASAMSRWAVASFCWMPFVVLMLIRHLSVGRKEDMLYASIYLALSYLAGTLQSAFFVTCVVACLMLLYPSGEKSLRWSGRVVRLAVVFGLAFSLSAPMWSPTVQLFAQTLWRGSLNSTSVFAHYGVLQRVLSFPLLLLLSFPALLGSPEVFNLKKLAGADVTDFNGAIAFVPMVFAVWGCFALRKRKEVLPFCLMAAAAIILPILTPLYAILYHRVFIVATLCFSVVGAVMFQAFLDRNVDRESVVRISKRIMVASGIFAGAIALLCGYTTLEHPALAGKLTGMLATSNSAFGRENSAWLLARVGKTLDYFSFTSIELWLPIVFALIAAIAIYRYAMGRLERAGLLTIVTTSTLVTLLLFVRMWLPSVDPAKFPIYPPSAVTTFLHEHASEGRFIVWPDPQKDAYTLRPNSSDVYHTNDFDGYESLMPGTMSVLYHHHILPDSINLRLLGLANVKYVVTRSRVITDSAVRRVLAADGLTIYENLRVKPRAYFASSVKILDSDAAVSQTMLQSDFDGSTALIRRPDAWNKFADRYDTSGTMQVRDVSNEEIAIDANTNAKSFLVMTDTYYPGWKCYVNGLRRPIYRVNFAMRGVEVPAGKSVIVFRFEPDLFTASLGLSGLAAVSTLFGIIFFIVKYNPKNQSAQSASSA, translated from the coding sequence ATGAAACGGACTGTGCGGAGTGGCAGTTCGTTCGCCGTGCAACCCGCCCGATATTCAATTCGATGGCTGATCGTGTCCCTTTTGGCGATCCTCAGCATCGCGTTCTTTCCCTACCTGTTCGAAGGCAAGATCTTCCTGCCGGCGGACATGTTCGACACGATGACAGCGCCTCTGAATGCGCAGTACGGCCCGCCGCAGGCTCAGAATTTCTATGTTCTGGATGGAATCGTGCAGACCTATCCGTGGAAAATAGCGGCCCAGGACGGATTGCGGAGCGGGCATCTTGCATATTGGAATCCGCACATCCTCGGCGGCTATCCGCAATATGCCGAATCCGATGGTTTCGATGTGTTCAATGTCTTTGGCATTTGGCTCGATGCCTGGCATGCCATTCTTGCGGAGACGCTTGTCGAATTCCTGATCGCGGGCATTGGAATGTGCTTCTTGCTCCGTTTTTTCGGTGTCCGGGTGTGGGCTAATTTGATCTTCTCATCGGCCTATATGCTAAACAGCATGTTCGTTGCGAGTGCAATGTCTCGCTGGGCAGTTGCATCGTTTTGCTGGATGCCGTTCGTCGTGCTCATGCTCATTCGACATCTGAGTGTCGGGCGAAAGGAGGATATGCTCTATGCATCAATCTATCTAGCGCTTTCTTACCTTGCAGGCACGCTGCAATCAGCATTCTTTGTAACGTGTGTGGTTGCGTGTCTGATGTTGCTCTATCCTTCCGGTGAGAAGAGTTTGCGGTGGAGCGGCCGTGTTGTGAGGCTCGCGGTTGTGTTCGGTCTCGCATTCTCGCTTTCTGCTCCGATGTGGTCGCCGACGGTGCAGTTGTTCGCGCAAACGCTCTGGCGAGGCAGCCTGAATTCGACCAGTGTGTTCGCGCACTACGGAGTGCTCCAACGCGTGCTTTCCTTTCCGCTTCTACTGTTGCTTTCTTTTCCCGCTCTACTCGGAAGTCCGGAAGTGTTCAACCTGAAGAAGCTGGCCGGAGCGGACGTAACCGATTTCAACGGCGCAATCGCGTTCGTGCCGATGGTCTTTGCGGTCTGGGGTTGTTTCGCACTGAGGAAGCGGAAAGAGGTGCTACCATTTTGTCTGATGGCCGCCGCCGCGATTATTCTCCCAATCCTGACGCCGCTTTATGCCATCTTGTATCATCGTGTCTTTATCGTTGCCACGCTTTGCTTCTCCGTCGTCGGTGCGGTGATGTTTCAGGCGTTTCTCGATCGTAATGTTGATCGGGAAAGTGTTGTCCGGATATCTAAACGAATCATGGTGGCGAGTGGAATATTTGCCGGCGCAATCGCACTTCTGTGTGGATATACGACGCTTGAACACCCTGCACTCGCGGGCAAACTGACTGGAATGCTTGCCACCTCCAATTCCGCGTTTGGCCGCGAGAATTCAGCCTGGCTACTCGCTCGCGTTGGAAAGACGCTCGACTATTTCTCATTTACATCCATCGAGTTATGGCTGCCCATCGTGTTCGCGCTCATTGCGGCCATTGCCATTTACCGCTACGCGATGGGCAGACTTGAGCGAGCGGGTCTACTGACCATCGTTACCACTTCGACGTTAGTGACACTGCTGCTGTTCGTTCGAATGTGGCTGCCCTCTGTCGATCCGGCGAAGTTTCCCATCTACCCGCCGAGTGCTGTCACGACGTTCCTCCACGAGCATGCCTCGGAAGGCCGCTTTATCGTCTGGCCCGATCCGCAGAAGGATGCATATACGTTGCGGCCCAATAGCTCGGATGTGTATCACACGAATGACTTCGATGGGTATGAGAGCCTCATGCCCGGCACAATGAGCGTGCTGTATCATCACCATATTTTACCAGACTCGATCAATCTTCGCCTGCTAGGACTGGCGAACGTCAAGTATGTGGTGACGCGGAGCCGGGTGATTACAGATTCGGCTGTTCGGCGGGTTCTCGCTGCTGATGGGCTAACGATCTATGAGAATCTCCGAGTAAAGCCGCGGGCATACTTTGCGTCGTCGGTGAAGATATTGGATTCAGATGCCGCTGTTAGTCAAACGATGCTGCAAAGTGATTTCGATGGTTCCACGGCGCTTATCAGGCGCCCGGATGCATGGAATAAGTTTGCGGATCGCTATGATACAAGCGGAACGATGCAAGTTCGCGACGTAAGCAACGAAGAGATTGCGATCGATGCGAATACGAACGCAAAGTCCTTCCTCGTCATGACCGACACCTATTATCCGGGGTGGAAGTGCTATGTGAATGGTCTCCGGCGCCCGATTTATCGAGTCAACTTCGCGATGCGTGGTGTCGAAGTGCCGGCAGGGAAGTCCGTCATTGTGTTTCGATTCGAGCCTGATCTGTTTACCGCGAGCCTGGGGCTGAGTGGCCTCGCGGCTGTATCGACGCTCTTTGGAATTATATTCTTTATCGTCAAGTACAATCCGAAAAATCAATCCGCGCAATCCGCATCATCTGCGTAA
- the ftsH gene encoding ATP-dependent zinc metalloprotease FtsH produces the protein MSDQPTSSAERDAQPPAGAPPSAPPPTQNGKRRPVSAPQSGTPGTPGGSPQGGTPQGQRKPPQRKPQGGPNRRDEMDFGHIMRTVLLWAAMLLGVVVLVVIFNRSNNPTEVEISTSEYQRLLDEGDFTSGKVEQYGLTQYRFKGQLSKDMSVHTVEGTTRSAKNIVTNLIPETLSDQYKTWREKGVNITKTDSSNGLTDSLLSFLPWIVLIVAWIFIMRRMQGGQGLGGGTKGIFSFGRSRAKLVTEGAPKVTFNDVAGADEAKVELVEIIEFLREPAKFQQLGGKIPRGVLLLGPPGTGKTLLARAVAGEAGVPFLSISGADFVEMFVGVGASRVRDLFDQAKKHAPCIVFIDEIDAVGRHRGAGLGGGHDEREQTLNQLLVEMDGFEQNLGVIIVAATNRPDVLDPALLRPGRFDRQVVVDRPDVRGREGILKVHTRNTPLGPDVDLQALARGTPGLSGADLANLVNEAALLAARHGADRLAMYDFENAKDKVMMGVERKSVLISEEEKKTTAYHECGHVIVAKSIPEADPVHKVTIIPRGRALGVTSYLPVDEKHTYSREYLEAVIAYALGGRSAERIIFNQITTGAGNDIERATDIARKMVCEWGMSDKLGPLKYGQGEQEVFLGRDYGHQKTFSDTTARIIDEEIRHIVETGADRAVKILSEKIDVLHRMSTALLERETLDSGEIDVLMTGGELPPFDKENRMFNLVKAVENLKKASDESKQSGNGQAEPASSEKAKDAEGPGNVVGPGDKGDSL, from the coding sequence ATGTCAGATCAGCCAACAAGTTCAGCCGAACGGGATGCCCAGCCACCGGCCGGGGCACCACCCAGCGCGCCACCGCCAACTCAAAATGGCAAACGCCGGCCTGTTTCCGCTCCACAGAGCGGAACACCGGGCACACCGGGAGGTTCGCCACAAGGTGGGACTCCTCAAGGTCAGCGCAAGCCACCGCAACGGAAGCCGCAAGGCGGACCCAACCGCCGCGACGAGATGGACTTCGGTCACATCATGCGCACGGTCCTGTTATGGGCAGCCATGCTGCTTGGTGTGGTCGTGCTCGTCGTTATCTTCAATCGGAGCAACAACCCCACTGAGGTTGAAATCTCGACTTCGGAATACCAGCGCCTGCTCGATGAAGGCGATTTCACCTCCGGTAAGGTCGAGCAGTATGGCCTGACGCAATACCGATTCAAAGGTCAGCTTTCGAAGGATATGTCCGTGCATACGGTCGAGGGTACCACGCGCTCGGCGAAGAATATCGTCACGAACCTTATCCCGGAAACGCTTTCGGACCAGTACAAGACCTGGCGCGAAAAAGGCGTCAACATCACCAAGACCGATAGCAGTAACGGCCTGACCGATAGCCTGCTCTCCTTCCTGCCGTGGATCGTCCTGATCGTCGCATGGATCTTCATCATGCGACGAATGCAAGGCGGGCAAGGTCTCGGAGGCGGCACCAAGGGTATCTTCAGTTTCGGGCGTTCACGAGCCAAGCTCGTCACCGAAGGCGCGCCGAAGGTCACGTTCAACGATGTGGCCGGCGCGGACGAAGCGAAAGTTGAACTCGTCGAGATCATCGAGTTTTTACGCGAACCCGCGAAATTCCAACAGTTGGGTGGCAAGATCCCGCGCGGCGTGCTGCTGCTCGGACCTCCCGGTACGGGAAAGACATTGCTCGCACGCGCAGTCGCGGGCGAGGCCGGTGTGCCATTCCTTTCTATCTCAGGCGCGGACTTCGTCGAGATGTTCGTCGGCGTCGGCGCATCCCGCGTCCGGGATCTCTTCGACCAAGCCAAGAAGCATGCGCCGTGCATTGTCTTTATTGATGAGATTGACGCCGTGGGCCGGCACCGTGGCGCGGGACTCGGCGGCGGACACGACGAGCGCGAGCAGACACTGAACCAATTGCTCGTCGAGATGGATGGCTTCGAGCAGAACCTCGGAGTTATTATTGTCGCCGCGACAAACCGTCCGGATGTGCTCGATCCTGCATTGCTGCGTCCGGGCCGATTCGACCGGCAGGTTGTCGTCGATCGCCCCGATGTTCGCGGACGCGAAGGCATCCTCAAAGTGCATACACGCAACACGCCGCTCGGACCCGATGTCGATCTTCAGGCGTTGGCGCGTGGCACTCCGGGCCTCAGCGGTGCCGATCTTGCGAATCTGGTGAACGAAGCCGCGCTGCTTGCCGCCCGGCACGGCGCGGACCGACTCGCCATGTATGACTTTGAGAACGCGAAGGACAAGGTCATGATGGGTGTCGAGCGCAAGAGCGTGCTCATCAGTGAAGAAGAAAAAAAGACGACCGCATATCACGAGTGCGGACACGTTATAGTCGCGAAGTCCATTCCGGAAGCCGATCCGGTGCATAAAGTCACGATCATTCCGCGTGGCCGTGCACTTGGCGTCACCAGCTATTTACCGGTCGATGAGAAGCACACTTACTCCCGCGAGTATCTGGAAGCGGTGATCGCATACGCTCTTGGCGGACGCTCGGCAGAGAGAATCATCTTCAACCAGATTACGACCGGCGCCGGCAACGACATCGAGCGCGCAACAGACATCGCCCGCAAGATGGTCTGCGAGTGGGGTATGTCGGATAAGCTTGGGCCACTCAAGTATGGCCAGGGCGAGCAAGAGGTCTTCTTAGGTCGCGATTACGGACATCAAAAGACGTTCTCGGATACGACCGCACGCATCATCGACGAAGAAATTCGACACATCGTTGAAACCGGTGCCGATCGTGCCGTGAAGATTCTCTCCGAGAAGATCGACGTGCTGCATCGGATGTCCACTGCCCTGCTCGAGCGAGAGACACTGGACTCTGGCGAGATTGACGTTCTGATGACTGGTGGCGAGCTGCCGCCGTTCGATAAAGAGAACCGGATGTTCAACTTAGTCAAGGCCGTCGAAAATCTTAAGAAGGCGTCCGACGAAAGTAAACAATCTGGCAATGGACAGGCCGAGCCAGCTTCCAGCGAGAAGGCAAAAGACGCGGAAGGTCCTGGTAATGTGGTCGGACCCGGCGATAAAGGTGATTCGCTCTAA
- a CDS encoding phosphatidylglycerophosphatase A, with protein MSGNEQFDWLEKARSRLWARNPKLSTVPKLPLVVGTVFFFGLSPFASGTVGSLVAAGLYFITPPLQHTVFLSIACLLVLIAGPWSAGIVERSLAVQDPGIVVIDEVLGQWVALLAIPPEFNHMTSTVLLAFVFFRIFDVIKLPPARFFERRQGGLGIMLDDVVAGIYANVATRIVLHFLYS; from the coding sequence TTGAGCGGCAACGAACAATTCGATTGGCTGGAAAAAGCGCGCTCGCGATTGTGGGCGCGGAATCCCAAGCTTTCCACCGTTCCAAAGCTCCCGCTGGTTGTCGGGACCGTCTTCTTCTTCGGACTTTCTCCGTTCGCTTCCGGCACCGTGGGTAGTCTTGTGGCGGCAGGCCTCTATTTCATTACACCACCACTCCAACATACGGTTTTTCTGTCGATCGCATGTCTCCTCGTGCTCATCGCCGGACCGTGGTCTGCCGGTATTGTCGAGCGTTCGCTTGCGGTGCAGGACCCTGGGATCGTCGTGATCGATGAAGTGCTCGGTCAGTGGGTCGCGTTGCTTGCGATCCCGCCGGAGTTCAATCACATGACGAGCACAGTACTTCTGGCATTTGTCTTCTTTCGCATCTTTGATGTGATCAAGCTGCCGCCCGCCCGATTCTTCGAGCGCCGGCAGGGCGGACTTGGTATTATGCTGGATGATGTCGTCGCCGGTATCTATGCGAACGTTGCCACGCGCATCGTACTGCACTTTCTCTACTCGTAA
- a CDS encoding T9SS type A sorting domain-containing protein: protein MRNRLFVLTMLGIVFAGLTISSGLRAQYRWHISHSGRDAQSIFHFNIVSCAGEVCTATGVKRDTTLKTIDRNRVLFFRSTDAGLNWIEQDPGLPHFQSDDPNPVYSLQQIDSLTAVAVGDSGLILRTSDCGKTWQTQDAHSKHFIEDVSFSDPMNGILVMSHPDTGLVSRSDILITHDGGQNWLLAPFTPWRSPGFCHADGGNSFRMTPYSGRNIPIYKTSDNWITVDSTPPIIPDGDRIHLLTGFGFRGSDTIIAYGVVDTFLSLSMPSYILQSVDGGMSWTKVDVPDTIVTNAHCMSSPDRGIVFVGGANFHKIIVSSDHGMSWRIDTLMMDTAYDPSFVYSISVTPSGHAVGALSDNPFSWGQAVLARGDPIPLDIKSNAPPTRVSDFYPNPAISAITIISPEMRCVVQLLNVVGVEVVRDIIPADGTLTLDVSSLPRGMYEVVIERDGQMIPAGKVALIGK, encoded by the coding sequence ATGAGGAATAGATTATTTGTACTCACGATGCTCGGAATCGTGTTCGCAGGCCTGACCATTTCGTCAGGCCTGCGGGCGCAGTATCGCTGGCACATTTCTCATTCAGGCCGCGATGCCCAGTCTATTTTTCACTTTAATATAGTCTCATGTGCCGGGGAGGTCTGCACCGCGACGGGAGTGAAACGCGACACGACCTTGAAGACTATTGACCGAAATCGGGTATTATTCTTTCGAAGCACGGATGCCGGACTCAATTGGATAGAGCAAGATCCTGGTCTGCCTCATTTTCAGAGCGACGACCCGAATCCCGTATATTCATTACAGCAGATAGACTCACTAACCGCAGTGGCTGTTGGCGATTCAGGTCTAATTCTAAGAACATCCGATTGTGGAAAGACATGGCAAACCCAGGACGCCCACTCTAAACACTTTATTGAGGATGTGAGTTTTTCTGACCCAATGAATGGGATCCTCGTAATGTCACACCCAGACACAGGCTTGGTTTCCCGCTCCGATATACTTATTACGCACGATGGTGGGCAAAATTGGCTGCTCGCACCATTTACGCCTTGGCGATCGCCTGGATTTTGTCACGCGGATGGCGGCAATTCATTTCGCATGACACCTTACAGCGGGCGAAATATCCCGATCTACAAGACTTCAGATAACTGGATAACTGTGGACTCGACACCACCCATTATTCCAGACGGAGACCGAATTCACTTACTCACTGGGTTCGGATTTAGAGGCTCGGATACGATCATTGCTTATGGAGTCGTCGATACGTTCTTAAGTCTGAGTATGCCTTCTTATATCCTACAGAGCGTCGATGGCGGCATGAGTTGGACAAAAGTTGACGTGCCTGACACTATTGTGACTAATGCTCACTGCATGTCTTCACCTGACCGGGGTATCGTTTTTGTCGGGGGGGCAAACTTTCACAAAATTATCGTGAGTTCGGATCATGGCATGAGTTGGAGGATCGATACACTGATGATGGATACCGCTTATGACCCGTCCTTCGTTTATAGCATTAGCGTTACGCCCTCGGGCCATGCGGTGGGTGCACTCTCCGACAATCCTTTCTCGTGGGGGCAAGCAGTTCTTGCTCGGGGCGATCCGATTCCTTTGGACATCAAATCAAACGCGCCACCGACTAGAGTCAGCGATTTCTATCCTAATCCCGCCATTTCGGCTATCACAATTATCTCCCCTGAGATGCGATGTGTCGTGCAGCTTCTCAATGTGGTTGGTGTCGAGGTGGTCCGTGACATCATTCCTGCCGATGGTACCCTTACCCTCGACGTCTCCTCGCTTCCACGCGGGATGTATGAGGTCGTGATCGAGCGCGACGGCCAGATGATCCCCGCCGGAAAAGTCGCGCTGATCGGGAAGTAA